One Coffea arabica cultivar ET-39 chromosome 5e, Coffea Arabica ET-39 HiFi, whole genome shotgun sequence DNA segment encodes these proteins:
- the LOC113743708 gene encoding uncharacterized protein isoform X1: MAQEDHGQKYSNSSSGGGASGSGGNIGGGSTSGRSQKKMKQKKVPQRGLGVAQLEKIRLEEQQKIGVVLQAADVLPPNQIISPSNSSPCLAAQCPAFRPSFSSCHSVPLPPPSPSDLPSPNSLFRPTPSIPSVDIMHTNSVPLSKPFNVEGGGEIGWSAVPALPKVWNGEFSTDGESQSLDHLGFAYRSNANLPFGSSNPTPFLSLPNVLQRSQQFLPPSSSSMVNISSAISSPPILNFQMEPPSNQNFCASNYTPLWPDEEKMIGMKRPYPFPMETPPAPAFHFKYPPCYVAPIPRLDEPASCSNRCTATTEPEFPVTSFREGPSRSSTQAEATHKEVNIRQNGGLDGDFLTLAPPAAAARNLNSQYRHFLSNSGPQSLSEFGSQPSQGSSDDTVQGQGSSKSMRPPFFSFFPAAKKQVGQVATPADNCNGDVGENVDLSLRL; encoded by the exons ATGGCTCAAGAAGACCATGGCCAAAAGTATAGCAATAGTAGTAGTGGTGGTGGGGCAAGTGGCAGTGGTGGTAATATTGGTGGTGGTAGTACTAGCGGTAGATCTCAGAAGAAGATGAAACAGAAGAAGGTCCCACAAAGAGGGTTAGGTGTTGCCCAGCTCGAGAAGATTAGATTGGAGGAACAGCAGAAAATAGGGGTAGTTTTACAAGCTGCCGATGTATTGCCACCTAATCAGATTATATCGCCTAGTAATTCTTCTCCATGTTTAGCTGCTCAATGTCCCGCATTTAGGCctagtttttcttcttgtcaTTCAGTGCCTTTGCCACCGCCATCACCCAGTGATCTTCCTTCGCCGAATTCTTTGTTTAGGCCAACCCCATCAATCCCAAGTGTTGATATTATGCATACAAACTCTGTTCCACTGTCGAAACCGTTCAACGTTGAAGGAGGAGGTGAGATAGGATGGTCCGCTGTCCCTGCTCTGCCTAAAGTGTGGAACGGTGAATTTAGTACTGATGGGGAGAGTCAGAGTTTGGATCATCTTGGATTCGCGTACCGGTCCAATGCGAATTTGCCTTTTGGTTCCAGCAATCCCACTCCCTTTTTGTCCCTCCCAAATGTGTTGCAAAGATCACAACAATTTCTTCCACCATCTTCTTCATCGATG GTGAATATCTCATCAGCGATTTCATCTCCACCTATACTGAATTTCCAGATGGAGCCCCCTTCAAACCAAAATTTTTGTGCGAGCAACTACACACCTTTGTGGCCAGATGAAGAGAAG ATGATTGGCATGAAGAGGCCATATCCCTTCCCTATGGAAACTCCACCAGCCCCTGCTTTTCACTTCAAATATCCTCCTTGCTACGTTGCTCCCATACCACGATTAGATGAACCTGCTTCATGCAGCAACAGGTGCACTGCCACTACTGAACCAGAATTTCCAGTTACCAG TTTCAGAGAAGGCCCTTCAAGATCAAGCACCCAGGCTGAAGCAACCCATAAGGAAGTGAACATCAGACAAAATGGAGGCCTGGATGGAGATTTTCTTACATTGGCGCCTCCAGCAGCTGCTGCCCGAAATTTGAATTCACAGTACAGGCATTTTTTATCGAATTCAGGGCCCCAGAGCTTATCTGAATTTGGATCTCAGCCAAGTCAA GGAAGCAGTGACGATACCGTCCAAGGCCAAGGGTCAAGCAAATCGATGCGGCCGCCTTTCTTTAGCTTCTTCCCTGCAGCTAAGAAGCAGGTTGGCCAGGTGGCAACCCCAGCAGACAACTGCAATGGTGATGTAGGAGaaaatgttgatcttagtttgAGGCTATAG
- the LOC113688074 gene encoding transcription factor TCP4-like, whose amino-acid sequence MGENFHHHHQLQQQQQQQPTTRQSSSRLSGLRNSTGAGEIVEVQGGHIVRSTGRKDRHSKVCTAKGPRDRRVRLSAHTAIQFYDVQDRLGYDRPSKAVDWLIKKAKSAIDELAELPAWHPTTGSVAANTSFEQDQQAQKSRADNLQNQQQQHLGVTHHDDVVGAAIAAGPSSKRVMPMLGSENAQQGLHQTDSAANPSGNSSSFLPPSLDSDSIADTIKSFFPMGASAEANSSAMQFQSFPPPDLLSRTSSHPQDLRLSLQSFQDPILLHHHNQQQAQHHQNHPTSQHPEQGEALFSGNTQLGGYDAAAWSEHHQQPAELGRFHQRLSAWNASGDGGGAGAGGYLFNSQATPQPFLQQLFGQNQLFSQRGPLQSSNTPSIRAWMDPSAISIATADHHIPHHQAVLPIYPSSISGIGFAPGVGGFSGFRIPARIQGEEEEHDGISDKPSSASSDSRH is encoded by the coding sequence ATGGGAGAAAATtttcaccaccaccaccaacttcaacagcagcagcagcagcaacccACAACCCGCCAAAGTTCTTCAAGACTAAGCGGTTTAAGGAACAGCACTGGGGCCGGCGAGATCGTGGAAGTCCAAGGCGGGCACATTGTGAGGTCTACGGGGCGCAAAGACCGCCACAGCAAGGTCTGCACTGCCAAAGGCCCAAGGGACCGCCGTGTGAGGCTATCTGCCCACACTGCCATTCAATTCTACGATGTCCAAGACCGCCTTGGCTACGACCGCCCCAGTAAAGCTGTCGATTGGCTCATCAAGAAAGCCAAGTCTGCTATTGATGAGCTTGCCGAACTGCCTGCTTGGCATCCCACAACTGGTTCAGTGGCAGCAAACACGAGTTTTGAGCAAGACCAGCAAGCCCAAAAAAGTCGAGCTGATAATCTTCAAAACCAGCAGCAGCAACATTTAGGTGTCACCCACCATGATGATGTGGTGGGCGCTGCTATTGCTGCTGGCCCTTCTAGTAAAAGGGTAATGCCAATGTTGGGCAGTGAAAATGCCCAACAGGGCTTGCACCAAACTGATAGTGCTGCAAATCCAAGTGGAAATAGCTCGAGTTTTCTGCCTCCTTCTCTGGACTCGGACTCAATTGCTGATACTATCAAGTCCTTTTTCCCAATGGGGGCTTCTGCTGAGGCTAATTCCTCAGCTATGCAATTTCAGAGCTTTCCACCTCCAGATTTGCTCTCAAGAACCAGTAGTCACCCCCAAGATCTGCGGCTTTCTTTGCAGTCATTTCAAGATCCCATTTTGCTCCACCATCACAACCAACAACAAGCTCAGCATCATCAGAACCATCCCACAAGCCAACACCCTGAACAAGGTGAGGCCCTTTTCTCTGGAAATACTCAACTTGGTGGGTATGATGCTGCAGCCTGGTCTGAACACCACCAGCAGCCTGCAGAATTAGGCCGGTTTCATCAGAGACTGAGTGCTTGGAATGCCAGTGGAGACGGTGGTGGTGCAGGAGCAGGAGGATACTTGTTCAATTCGCAGGCGACGCCTCAGCCTTTCCTGCAGCAATTGTTCGGCCAAAACCAGCTTTTTTCTCAGAGGGGACCCCTTCAGTCCAGTAATACACCTTCAATTCGTGCTTGGATGGATCCATCAGCTATATCCATCGCCACTGCAGATCATCACATTCCACACCATCAGGCAGTGCTGCCAATTTATCCATCGTCGATATCTGGCATTGGATTTGCCCCTGGAGTAGGCGGATTCTCAGGGTTCCGCATTCCTGCACGAATTCAAGGTGAAGAAGAGGAGCACGATGGCATATCAGACAAGCCATCCTCTGCTTCCTCAGATTCTCGCCATTGA
- the LOC113688075 gene encoding protein IQ-DOMAIN 10 → MGSGDWFKTFISLKKVKEDGSKHGKGKSAPAQKANGSMWRYLSGKESTALAIANGSSSKRSRRRGITEDTAATRIQTAFRRYVARKAVHRLRAIGRCRGAIAALTAEKQASSALIHIHFWNKMQAEIKARRQGMVNENRIQQKKQENRLKLEAKLQELEVDWCGGSETMEEILQRIQQREVAAVKRERAMAYAFSHQWRANSSHYFGQAYYDLGKDSWGWSWKERWIAVRPWETRVLANSKKVHSKQGDRVWKTTSPAAMKLVVTVKPSLFNGKGLHQARQLPDHIIEKQASQKT, encoded by the exons ATGGGATCAGGTGATTGGTTTAAAACATTTATTAGCTTAAAGAAAGTGAAGGAAGACGGATCTAAACACGGAAAG GGAAAATCTGCGCCGGCCCAAAAAGCAAATGGGTCCATGTGGAGGTATCTCTCTGGTAAAGAGTCCACGGCTCTGGCTATCGCAAATGGATCGTCCAGTAAGAGGTCCAGAAGGAGGGGAATTACAGAGGATACTGCTGCCACTCGAATTCAGACTGCCTTCAGGAGATATGTG GCAAGGAAAGCGGTACATCGACTAAGAGCAATAGGAAGATGTAGAGGTGCTATAGCTGCTTTGACCGCCGAAAAGCAAGCATCTTCTGCTCTGATCCATATacatttttggaacaaaatgcaAGCTGAGATTAAAGCTCGTCGACAAGGGATGGTCAACGAAAACCGAATACAGCAGAAGAAGCAAGAAAACAGGCTGAAACTTGAGGCTAAGCTTCAAGAACTAGAG GTTGACTGGTGTGGTGGCTCTGAAACCATGGAAGAAATTCTCCAAAGGATACAACAAAGAGAAGTTGCAGCTGTTAAAAGGGAACGTGCCATGGCTTATGCCTTTTCTCATCAG TGGAGGGCGAATTCTAGCCACTACTTCGGCCAGGCTTATTATGATCTCGGAAAAGATAGCTGGGGATGGAGCTGGAAAGAGAGGTGGATAGCAGTTCGTCCATGGGAAACCAGAGTTCTAGCCAACTCAAAGAAAGTTCATTCCAAGCAGGGAGACAGAGTATGGAAAACCACAAGCCCTGCTGCCATGAAACTCGTTGTCACAGTTAAACCCTCATTATTCAACGGGAAAGGTTTGCATCAGGCAAGACAACTCCCTGACCATATCATCGAGAAGCAAGCTAGCCAAAAAACTTAA
- the LOC113743708 gene encoding uncharacterized protein isoform X3 codes for MAQEDHGQKYSNSSSGGGASGSGGNIGGGSTSGRSQKKMKQKKVPQRGLGVAQLEKIRLEEQQKIGVVLQAADVLPPNQIISPSNSSPCLAAQCPAFRPSFSSCHSVPLPPPSPSDLPSPNSLFRPTPSIPSVDIMHTNSVPLSKPFNVEGGGEIGWSAVPALPKVWNGEFSTDGESQSLDHLGFAYRSNANLPFGSSNPTPFLSLPNVLQRSQQFLPPSSSSMVNISSAISSPPILNFQMEPPSNQNFCASNYTPLWPDEEKMIGMKRPYPFPMETPPAPAFHFKYPPCYVAPIPRLDEPASCSNSFREGPSRSSTQAEATHKEVNIRQNGGLDGDFLTLAPPAAAARNLNSQYRHFLSNSGPQSLSEFGSQPSQGSSDDTVQGQGSSKSMRPPFFSFFPAAKKQVGQVATPADNCNGDVGENVDLSLRL; via the exons ATGGCTCAAGAAGACCATGGCCAAAAGTATAGCAATAGTAGTAGTGGTGGTGGGGCAAGTGGCAGTGGTGGTAATATTGGTGGTGGTAGTACTAGCGGTAGATCTCAGAAGAAGATGAAACAGAAGAAGGTCCCACAAAGAGGGTTAGGTGTTGCCCAGCTCGAGAAGATTAGATTGGAGGAACAGCAGAAAATAGGGGTAGTTTTACAAGCTGCCGATGTATTGCCACCTAATCAGATTATATCGCCTAGTAATTCTTCTCCATGTTTAGCTGCTCAATGTCCCGCATTTAGGCctagtttttcttcttgtcaTTCAGTGCCTTTGCCACCGCCATCACCCAGTGATCTTCCTTCGCCGAATTCTTTGTTTAGGCCAACCCCATCAATCCCAAGTGTTGATATTATGCATACAAACTCTGTTCCACTGTCGAAACCGTTCAACGTTGAAGGAGGAGGTGAGATAGGATGGTCCGCTGTCCCTGCTCTGCCTAAAGTGTGGAACGGTGAATTTAGTACTGATGGGGAGAGTCAGAGTTTGGATCATCTTGGATTCGCGTACCGGTCCAATGCGAATTTGCCTTTTGGTTCCAGCAATCCCACTCCCTTTTTGTCCCTCCCAAATGTGTTGCAAAGATCACAACAATTTCTTCCACCATCTTCTTCATCGATG GTGAATATCTCATCAGCGATTTCATCTCCACCTATACTGAATTTCCAGATGGAGCCCCCTTCAAACCAAAATTTTTGTGCGAGCAACTACACACCTTTGTGGCCAGATGAAGAGAAG ATGATTGGCATGAAGAGGCCATATCCCTTCCCTATGGAAACTCCACCAGCCCCTGCTTTTCACTTCAAATATCCTCCTTGCTACGTTGCTCCCATACCACGATTAGATGAACCTGCTTCATGCAGCAACAG TTTCAGAGAAGGCCCTTCAAGATCAAGCACCCAGGCTGAAGCAACCCATAAGGAAGTGAACATCAGACAAAATGGAGGCCTGGATGGAGATTTTCTTACATTGGCGCCTCCAGCAGCTGCTGCCCGAAATTTGAATTCACAGTACAGGCATTTTTTATCGAATTCAGGGCCCCAGAGCTTATCTGAATTTGGATCTCAGCCAAGTCAA GGAAGCAGTGACGATACCGTCCAAGGCCAAGGGTCAAGCAAATCGATGCGGCCGCCTTTCTTTAGCTTCTTCCCTGCAGCTAAGAAGCAGGTTGGCCAGGTGGCAACCCCAGCAGACAACTGCAATGGTGATGTAGGAGaaaatgttgatcttagtttgAGGCTATAG
- the LOC113743603 gene encoding sodium/calcium exchanger NCL gives MARKHKPSISLTLFICLILCGIACGRFIGDDGSDLVSDGVHSQQEQQRLSPVIRMFSAAEETCEQTYGFMPCTTTILGNLFLIVVYGYLMFLAATFLSSGSELLLEILGPGLIGGLFLPILGALPDAMLILVSGLSGSAETAQSQVSVGIGLLAGSTVMLLTVIWGACVTVGKCDIENHVAKDLQDTKGFSLTGSGVSTDIWTCYAAIIMAVSVLPFLVVQLPQMLNSNSGRHLAVLIALIVSVALLISYCLYQVFQPWIQRRRLAFAKHKRVISGILKHLKMRALGRLCNDDGTINMEVLEKLFNTIDENKDGCLSSSELRALVIGIRFEEINLDENDAVEKVMKDFDTSRDSLISFDEFSYGISRWLDEAKGSRASQAGPGTMKYLEDFHEQTKREHYFLGEQSDEIVEGVDNPRWTTIKAVLLLLLGTVIAAVFADPLVDAVDNFSSATSIPSFFISFIALPLATNSSEAVSAIIFATRKKLRSASLTFSELYGAVTMNNVLCLSVFLALVYARGLTWDFSSEVLVILIVCIVMGIFGSLRTTFPLWTSLIAFLLYPFSLALVYVLDYVFGWS, from the exons ATGGCTCGAAAGcacaagccttcaatttctctcaCGCTTTTCATATGCCTGATACTCTGCGGTATAGCGTGCGGTCGTTTCATCGGTGACGACGGTTCAGATCTCGTGTCGGATGGGGTCCACAGTCAGCAGGAGCAGCAGCGGCTTTCGCCAGTTATCCGGATGTTTTCAGCTGCGGAGGAGACGTGTGAGCAGACCTACGGATTCATGCCGTGCACCACCACTATACTTGGAAACCTCTTCTTAATTGTGGTCTACGGCTATCTCATGTTTCTCGCGGCAACTTTTCTTTCCAGCGGGAGTGAGCTTCTGCTGGAAATACTCGGTCCCGGTCTTATCGGCGGACTCTTTCTTCCTATACTTGGTGCTCTTCCTGATGCTATGCTCATTCTCG TATCTGGGCTATCTGGAAGCGCTGAAACTGCTCAAAGCCAGGTCTCAGTTGGAATAGGCTTGCTAGCTGGCTCAACGGTCATGCTTCTCACGGTTATATGGGGTGCGTGTGTTACTGTAGGCAAGTGTGACATAGAGAACCATGTTGCCAAAGATTTACAGGATACAAAAGGATTCAGCTTGACTG GCTCTGGTGTTAGTACTGATATCTGGACATGCTATGCTGCAATCATCATGGCTGTTTCTGTGCTCCCATTTTTAGTAGTTCAACTACCTCAAATGCTCAATTCAAATTCTGGAAGACACTTAGCGGTCTTGATTGCTCTTATTGTCTCCGTTGCACTTCTGATTTCCTATTGCCTATATCAG GTGTTTCAGCCTTGGATACAGAGGAGACGGCTAGCATTCGCAAAGCATAAGCGTGTGATTTCAGGCATTCTGAAGCATTTGAAAATGCGAGCTTTAGGGAGGCTTTGTAATGATGACGGGACAATTAATATGGAGGTCTTAGAAAA GCTTTTTAACACAATTGATGAGAATAAAGATGGATGCCTCTCTTCTTCTGAATTAAGAGCACTGGTCATAGGAATCCGCTTTGAAGAGATAAATCTGGATGAGAATGATGCCGTAGAAAAGGTGATGAAGGATTTTGACACGTCTCGAGATTCTCTAATTAGTTTCGATGAATTTTCTTATGGTATTTCAAGATGGCTTGATGAAGCCAAGGGTTCCAGAGCTTCTCAGGCTGGTCCCGGTACAATGAAGTATTTGGAAGATTTTCATGAG caaacaaagagagaaCATTACTTTTTAGGGGAGCAGAGTGATGAAATTGTTGAGGGTGTTGACAATCCCCGGTGGACCACAATTAAGGCTGTATTACTGTTGTTATTGGGGACTGTTATTGCCGCTGTATTTGCAGATCCCTTGGTTGACGctgttgataatttttcaagTGCTACAAgtattccttcttttttcatctCATTCATTGCACTGCCACTGGCAACCAACTCTAGTGAGGCAGTATCAGCAATAATATTTGCCACCCGCAAGAAGCTAAGATCTGCTTCTTTGACATTTTCAGAG TTGTATGGAGCTGTGACTATGAACAACGTGTTGTGTCTATCAGTCTTTTTGGCCCTTGTATACGCTAGAGGCCTGACGTGGGACTTCTCATCTGAAGTGTTGGTTATCTTGATCGTTTGCATCGTCATGGGAATCTTCGGCAGTCTTCGCACTACATTTCCTCTTTGGACCAGTCTGATAGCTTTCCTGCTGTACCCATTTTCCCTGGCACTTGTTTACGTTCTTGACTATGTTTTCGGTTGGTCATAG
- the LOC113743708 gene encoding uncharacterized protein isoform X2 — translation MAQEDHGQKYSNSSSGGGASGSGGNIGGGSTSGRSQKKMKQKKVPQRGLGVAQLEKIRLEEQQKIGVVLQAADVLPPNQIISPSNSSPCLAAQCPAFRPSFSSCHSVPLPPPSPSDLPSPNSLFRPTPSIPSVDIMHTNSVPLSKPFNVEGGGEIGWSAVPALPKVWNGEFSTDGESQSLDHLGFAYRSNANLPFGSSNPTPFLSLPNVLQRSQQFLPPSSSSMVNISSAISSPPILNFQMEPPSNQNFCASNYTPLWPDEEKMIGMKRPYPFPMETPPAPAFHFKYPPCYVAPIPRLDEPASCSNRCTATTEPEFPVTREGPSRSSTQAEATHKEVNIRQNGGLDGDFLTLAPPAAAARNLNSQYRHFLSNSGPQSLSEFGSQPSQGSSDDTVQGQGSSKSMRPPFFSFFPAAKKQVGQVATPADNCNGDVGENVDLSLRL, via the exons ATGGCTCAAGAAGACCATGGCCAAAAGTATAGCAATAGTAGTAGTGGTGGTGGGGCAAGTGGCAGTGGTGGTAATATTGGTGGTGGTAGTACTAGCGGTAGATCTCAGAAGAAGATGAAACAGAAGAAGGTCCCACAAAGAGGGTTAGGTGTTGCCCAGCTCGAGAAGATTAGATTGGAGGAACAGCAGAAAATAGGGGTAGTTTTACAAGCTGCCGATGTATTGCCACCTAATCAGATTATATCGCCTAGTAATTCTTCTCCATGTTTAGCTGCTCAATGTCCCGCATTTAGGCctagtttttcttcttgtcaTTCAGTGCCTTTGCCACCGCCATCACCCAGTGATCTTCCTTCGCCGAATTCTTTGTTTAGGCCAACCCCATCAATCCCAAGTGTTGATATTATGCATACAAACTCTGTTCCACTGTCGAAACCGTTCAACGTTGAAGGAGGAGGTGAGATAGGATGGTCCGCTGTCCCTGCTCTGCCTAAAGTGTGGAACGGTGAATTTAGTACTGATGGGGAGAGTCAGAGTTTGGATCATCTTGGATTCGCGTACCGGTCCAATGCGAATTTGCCTTTTGGTTCCAGCAATCCCACTCCCTTTTTGTCCCTCCCAAATGTGTTGCAAAGATCACAACAATTTCTTCCACCATCTTCTTCATCGATG GTGAATATCTCATCAGCGATTTCATCTCCACCTATACTGAATTTCCAGATGGAGCCCCCTTCAAACCAAAATTTTTGTGCGAGCAACTACACACCTTTGTGGCCAGATGAAGAGAAG ATGATTGGCATGAAGAGGCCATATCCCTTCCCTATGGAAACTCCACCAGCCCCTGCTTTTCACTTCAAATATCCTCCTTGCTACGTTGCTCCCATACCACGATTAGATGAACCTGCTTCATGCAGCAACAGGTGCACTGCCACTACTGAACCAGAATTTCCAGTTACCAG AGAAGGCCCTTCAAGATCAAGCACCCAGGCTGAAGCAACCCATAAGGAAGTGAACATCAGACAAAATGGAGGCCTGGATGGAGATTTTCTTACATTGGCGCCTCCAGCAGCTGCTGCCCGAAATTTGAATTCACAGTACAGGCATTTTTTATCGAATTCAGGGCCCCAGAGCTTATCTGAATTTGGATCTCAGCCAAGTCAA GGAAGCAGTGACGATACCGTCCAAGGCCAAGGGTCAAGCAAATCGATGCGGCCGCCTTTCTTTAGCTTCTTCCCTGCAGCTAAGAAGCAGGTTGGCCAGGTGGCAACCCCAGCAGACAACTGCAATGGTGATGTAGGAGaaaatgttgatcttagtttgAGGCTATAG